A single Vigna radiata var. radiata cultivar VC1973A chromosome 8, Vradiata_ver6, whole genome shotgun sequence DNA region contains:
- the LOC106772725 gene encoding protein LONGIFOLIA 1: MTTGIVRDQNLEKHIHKQMGCMAGFLQIFDRHQILTGKRIYSPKRLPPASPEPDKVTASPARSVQSPAREVVQSEPKASSPALPVLEFKEGTRSSWKFSREAPRLSLDSRAVVDAKGTLHLHTREIPSENDGDKQRRSTSVIAKLMGLEPLPDSEPGPGPIAKLQRSASESRVSRDLSLPLPLPQCRFLDTNNFPSAVQVTNVVLENNNAAIDARLSNGRAADPPRQRVKKSFYDSADFFPEPKHTASVYGEIERRLRMRGINEPSKDLHTLKHILEALQLKGLLHSNGKSNQSPIVVMKPVRSMNRTGNDSPPPLLRSSPRRSPRVGNENRRIDQNERSSMSQSNRALSSSPNRRKQQNVEPQRKVGVDSRRGSVSVSPVHSPKASPRRNAGNQQVPCGSPRVRRNVERKLKMLGGAEDESSTVSENSFSTSSYPDTERYRLEEYKEGKDLLDRCDKLLNSIAEITAANELQPSPVSVLDSSFDKDDWCSPSPITKRCIDYKDQAAESEDDMWSAALCSSEEAASEDCDFVYVSEILRACSYLPEECDIFLLLEKQQCLKGKDTSKASTLQRRLIFDTLQEILERNQQLPPWKAVSYGEQRQKIWSEFRRIREREESESEDLFKVICGVLKKDMAEEMPGWGEWAVEMGDVVLDIERLVFKDLVGETIRELASFSPHCNNDKLPALRRKLLF, translated from the exons atgacgACTGGTATAGTACGAGACCAGAACCTGGAgaaacacattcacaagcagATGGGGTGCATGGCTGGCTTTCTTCAGATCTTTGACCGTCATCAGATACTCACTGGAAAACGCATCTATTCCCCCAAACGTCTACCTCCG GCTTCACCGGAGCCTGACAAAGTTACTGCCTCGCCGGCTCGTTCCGTGCAGTCGCCGGCTAGGGAGGTGGTCCAATCCGAACCCAAGGCCAGTTCTCCTGCTCTCCCTGTTCTGGAATTCAAGGAAGGCACGCGATCCTCCTGGAAGTTCTCGCGAGAGGCTCCGAGACTGTCTCTTGACAGCAGAGCCGTGGTGGACGCCAAAGGAACTCTTCACCTTCACACCCGAGAGATCCCTTCGGAGAACGATGGAGACAAGCAGCGTCGTTCCACCAGCGTCATTGCCAAGCTTATGGGCCTGGAGCCCCTGCCCGATTCAGAGCCCGGACCAGGGCCCATAGCAAAGCTGCAGAGATCCGCTTCCGAGTCCAGAGTGTCCAGAGATCTGTCTCTGCCTCTGCCACTGCCACAGTGTCGTTTTCTGGACACAAACAATTTCCCAAGCGCGGTTCAGGTCACCAATGTGGTCCTCGAGAATAATAATGCTGCAATCGATGCCCGATTGAGCAATGGCAGAGCTGCAGATCCACCCAGGCAAAGGGTCAAGAAGAGTTTCTACGACTCGGCGGATTTCTTCCCCGAACCCAAACACACAGCTTCTGTTTACGGGGAGATTGAGAGGAGGTTGCGGATGCGAGGGATTAACGAGCCATCCAAGGATCTCCACACTCTCAAACACATCCTCGAGGCCTTGCAGCTCAAAGGGCTTTTGCATTCCAACGGCAAATCCAATCAATCTCCCATTGTCGTTATGAAGCCTGTCCGATCGATGAACCGGACTGGAAACGATTCTCCTCCCCCTCTCCTCCGGTCCAGTCCTCGCCGGAGCCCCCGAGTTGGGAACGAGAACAGGAGGATTGACCAAAATGAGCGGAGTTCAATGAGTCAAAGCAATAGAGCACTAAGCTCGAGTCCAAATAGGAGGAAGCAACAAAACGTGGAACCGCAGAGGAAAGTGGGCGTTGATTCGAGAAGGGGGTCTGTGTCTGTCTCTCCTGTTCATTCTCCCAAGGCGAGCCCCAGAAGGAATGCAGGCAATCAGCAGGTGCCATGTGGATCGCCTAGAGTGAGAAGAAATGTGGAGCGGAAGTTGAAAATGCTGGGTGGGGCAGAGGATGAATCCTCTACAGTTTCAGAGAACAGCTTCAGCACTTCTTCATATCCCGATACAGAG AGGTACAGGTTGGAAGAGTATAAGGAAGGAAAAGATCTGTTGGATAGGTGTGATAAGCTGCTGAACAGCATAGCAGAAATAACAGCAGCCAACGAGTTGCAACCGAGTCCAGTATCGGTTCTGGACTCATCGTTTGACAAGGACGACTGGTGTTCACCATCCCCAATAACAAAACGATGCATTGATTACAAAG ATCAAGCGGCGGAGTCAGAAGATGATATGTGGAGTGCGGCACTGTGCAGCAGCGAGGAGGCAGCGTCGGAGGATTGCGATTTCGTGTACGTATCGGAGATTCTTCGAGCGTGCAGTTACTTGCCGGAAGAGTGCGACATTTTTCTGTTACTGGAGAAGCAGCAATGCCTGAAAGGAAAGGATACCTCAAAGGCTTCGACGCTGCAGAGGCGGTTGATCTTCGACACTCTCCAGGAGATCCTGGAGCGGAACCAACAGTTGCCGCCGTGGAAGGCGGTGTCGTACGGCGAGCAGAGGCAGAAGATCTGGTCGGAGTTTCGGAGGATCCGAGAGAGGGAAGAATCGGAGTCGGAGGACTTGTTCAAGGTTATATGCGGAGTGTTGAAGAAGGACATGGCGGAGGAGATGCCGGGGTGGGGAGAATGGGCGGTGGAGATGGGAGATGTGGTGTTAGACATTGAACGTCTCGTGTTTAAAGATCTGGTTGGCGAAACCATTCGAGAACTCGCTTCGTTTTCTCCTCATTGTAACAACGACAAGCTACCCGCGCTTCGTAGGAAACTCCTCTTTTGA